TTCATCCATGTCAATTGAAACGGAAAATTGCGGACTTTAACGATTTTCGTAACGAGGTGCAACCGGTCGTGAACTCTTTTGTCAGTTCCTGGCCGCCTTTCCGAAAGCGCGTTTCAATCGAAATACGGTTATTGGCTCCTAATCCCCAGCCACCAAAGGTGATGCCCATGGGAATCGCCACCGACCATCATTAGTGTGATGAGGGCGATCGCCCGTTTCGATCGCGGGAGGATAGACTATGAATTTCAACCTCGACTTTGGGCGCGTCATTTTGGATTTTTACCGCGAAGATCCTGACCTGAACCGCCGCTTACAAATTTTGCGCCAATGTCGAATTCGGCGGCGGTGGCGCACCTTGGAAATTCACTGTCCCAATCGATCGGTTGCTGAAAAATTGTTGGGTCTTTATGGGGCTTTGGTGGAGCCAATCACAGCTTTGAATGTGGCCCGCCATCTTTCAGTTTTTGCCAATGGCATTCCCTTCATGACGTTGCCTTTGGGTGATGGCAACGGTAGTGGTTTTCCCTGGCAAGAAGCTATTTAGGCGGGCACAAGATTCACAAGATTCAGGGGCAATTGCCTTAGCAGTTTAGAGCACCCATCTCAATCGCTGATCTAGGTCATCAAGTTGAGTTGCCAAATTGAATTGCCAAGTTGAATCAGCAATTGACCTAGATTATCTACATCGGCAACCGTTCGATTCCTTCATTGGAACCAATCACAATGAGCACCATTCCCTTGTGCAGTCGATCGTAGGGATTGGGGTTAACTTGGATATTCTCCACGCCGCCCTTTGTGCATTGTTGAGCCACAGCCAAAACATTCACACCATAGCGCGATCGCAGTTGCAGTTCTTGCAGCGTTTTTCCTTCAAATTCCTCAGGAATCACCAGCTCAACCACGCTATTGTTGGCATCCAAATCTAGCCGTTCCAGCACGTTGGGCCGGGTGAGCATTCGTGCCACTTGGCAGCCCATCTCGCGCTCGGGAAAAATGACCAAATTTGCTCCCACCTTATCCAGCAATTGCCCATGAATTTCGGTGGATGCCTTAGCAACCACATAATTCACGCCGCCATCTTTGAGGTTCAGAGTGGTGATGGTGCTGGCTTCAATGTAATTCCCGATCGCTACAATGGCTGTTTCAAATTCAAAAACTCCAGCTTCTGCCAGGGCCTGGCGATCGGTCGTGTCTAGTTGCAATGCATGGGACACAATATTATCGTTCAGGGCTTGGGTGACCTGCTTTTCACCCGAGTCAATTCCCATCACCTCATAGCCCATTTGGTGCAGCGTGGAGCAAACAGCACGCCCAAAACGACCCAAGCCCAGCACCACATATTGTTTGTTCGTGCTGCGAAAATTGCGCCAAAAACTAAGGGAACCAAACTGCATTTGAAATCTCCATCAATCACAGGGTCAAGATGATTTAAAGCAAACCTATGAGGCGAATTAAGCAAACTGATTTGATCCAGTCGATCGAGCTGACCGATCAATTTCATCCATTCGGTGAGTTAGTCAGGGCGATCGCATCAAGCCAGTTGATCGAAAAAATGGGCTAATCGAGAAAAAGAATTGCACCAGAGCCAAATTATCCCACCAGCAATTCCTCTTCGGGATAGCGAATTACACTGCGAGCATTTTCACTAATTAAAGTGCTCATGAGCAGCAGAATGCCCACCCGGCCAATGTACATTGTGCCAATGAGAACTAATTTGCCGCCAACGGAGAGCTGCGCTGTAATTCCTGTGGATAGACCAACGGTTGCAAAGGCGGAAACCACTTCAAAAAACAACTGAACAAACGGAATCGCCGGGTCAAATAGCGTTAACAGAATGGTGGACACCACAACCACACTGAGGGAACCCAAGAAAACCGCGATCGCCTTCATAATTAACGCCATTGGAATTTGGCGATTAAACAAAATGACGGAGCTTTGACCTTGCAAAACCGCTCGGGTCACGCCGGTTAAAATCCGAATCGTGGTGGTTTTGATGCCGCCGCCGGTACTGCCAGGGCTGGCCCCCACAAACATCAAGGCGATGGTCACAAACAGCGCAGCTGATCCTAACTTTCCATTATCAATTGTGTTGAAACCAGCCGTGCGGGTGGTTACCGATTGGAACCAAGCGGCTAAGAGTTTGCCATTCCAACTGAGGTTGCCGAGTGTGGCTGGGTTGTTAAATTCGGTCACCAAAATGGCAACCGTTCCAATTAGCAGGAGGGCCAGGGTTGTGGTGGTGACAATTTTGAAGTTAAGCGAAAACATGAAGCGATCGGGACGCAGGCTAGCGGCGTGATTACGACCTAAGCGCGATCGCCCCCAAAAAAACACCTCCATAATCGCTTGGTAGCCAATTCCTCCAAAGATGATCAAACCTGTGATGGTGAAATTCAGCACAGGCGATTCCACAAACTGCATGAAGTTATCGGTATATAACCCAAAGCCAGCATTATTAAAAGCGCTGACGCTGTGGAATACCGAGAACCAAATTGCCTGCAAATTCCAACCTAATTGAGGAAC
The DNA window shown above is from Limnothrix sp. FACHB-406 and carries:
- a CDS encoding TrkH family potassium uptake protein; translation: MTPARTICLGFLMVITVGAILLMLPISLTNHQWSDPITALFISTSAVCVTGLSVVDVGKYYSFFGEFVVALLAQIGGLGYMTATTFLLLILGRRFGLKDKLALQQSLDMPGISGVLQLVKSIIGATLLFELTGAFLLLGAFVPQLGWNLQAIWFSVFHSVSAFNNAGFGLYTDNFMQFVESPVLNFTITGLIIFGGIGYQAIMEVFFWGRSRLGRNHAASLRPDRFMFSLNFKIVTTTTLALLLIGTVAILVTEFNNPATLGNLSWNGKLLAAWFQSVTTRTAGFNTIDNGKLGSAALFVTIALMFVGASPGSTGGGIKTTTIRILTGVTRAVLQGQSSVILFNRQIPMALIMKAIAVFLGSLSVVVVSTILLTLFDPAIPFVQLFFEVVSAFATVGLSTGITAQLSVGGKLVLIGTMYIGRVGILLLMSTLISENARSVIRYPEEELLVG
- a CDS encoding TrkA family potassium uptake protein; translation: MQFGSLSFWRNFRSTNKQYVVLGLGRFGRAVCSTLHQMGYEVMGIDSGEKQVTQALNDNIVSHALQLDTTDRQALAEAGVFEFETAIVAIGNYIEASTITTLNLKDGGVNYVVAKASTEIHGQLLDKVGANLVIFPEREMGCQVARMLTRPNVLERLDLDANNSVVELVIPEEFEGKTLQELQLRSRYGVNVLAVAQQCTKGGVENIQVNPNPYDRLHKGMVLIVIGSNEGIERLPM